In the Mycoplasmoides gallisepticum genome, one interval contains:
- the atpA gene encoding F0F1 ATP synthase subunit alpha, translating to MAINLNEYSLLIKDQIKKYANKIISDQKGYIITIGDGIVRVSGLDDVLLNELVEFENGAYGIALNLEPNSVGVVMLSDYYDLKEGSSVKRTGKVIQAPVGDGLLGRVIDPIGLPIDGKGELKNISGYAPIERLAYGVMQRKSVHQPLETGILAIDSMLPIGKGQRELIIGDRQTGKTTIALDTIINQKGKNVNCIYVAIGQKNSSVAQITRLLEETGAMAYTTIVSATASELAALSYIAPFAGVTIGEEWMRQGKDVLIVYDDLSKHAVAYRALSLLLRRPPGREAYPGDIFYLHSRLLERAGKLSDELGAGSITALPIIETQAGDISAYIPTNVISITDGQLFTTTSLFNSGQRPAIHVGLSVSRVGSAAQLKSIKQVSGSLKLELAQYRELDTFSQFSSDLDAETKIVLEHGARVMEMFKQPQAKPIDQTSEAVLLFGIKNRFIKWIPTDHIIKFKEFILDKIKQDQVYKKIEEKKAFDDEIEKELTAFFKDVVKKYTSTLVDYNGSLYGDLKELE from the coding sequence ATGGCAATTAATTTAAATGAATATTCTTTATTAATTAAAGATCAAATTAAAAAGTATGCTAATAAGATCATCAGTGATCAAAAAGGGTACATCATTACTATTGGTGATGGGATTGTGCGTGTTAGTGGACTTGACGATGTGTTATTAAACGAACTTGTTGAGTTTGAAAACGGTGCTTATGGGATTGCATTAAACCTAGAACCTAACTCTGTTGGGGTGGTAATGTTATCAGATTATTATGATCTGAAAGAAGGTTCTTCAGTTAAAAGAACTGGTAAAGTAATCCAAGCACCAGTCGGTGATGGCTTATTGGGTCGGGTGATTGACCCAATTGGTCTGCCAATTGATGGTAAGGGTGAACTAAAAAATATTAGTGGTTATGCCCCAATTGAACGGTTAGCTTATGGGGTGATGCAACGTAAAAGTGTCCACCAACCTTTAGAAACAGGGATCTTAGCGATTGATAGTATGTTACCAATCGGTAAGGGCCAAAGAGAGTTAATTATTGGTGATCGGCAAACAGGTAAAACCACGATTGCACTTGATACGATCATTAACCAAAAAGGTAAGAACGTTAATTGTATCTATGTTGCAATCGGACAGAAAAACTCATCTGTTGCTCAGATTACACGCTTACTAGAAGAAACCGGAGCAATGGCTTATACCACGATCGTTAGTGCTACTGCAAGTGAGTTAGCAGCGCTTTCATATATTGCCCCATTTGCTGGTGTAACGATCGGTGAAGAGTGAATGAGACAAGGTAAAGATGTATTAATCGTTTATGATGATCTTTCCAAACACGCAGTTGCTTATCGGGCCTTATCATTGTTATTAAGAAGACCACCAGGTCGTGAAGCTTATCCTGGTGATATCTTCTATTTACACTCAAGATTACTTGAACGTGCTGGTAAACTAAGTGATGAATTAGGTGCTGGTTCAATTACTGCATTACCAATTATTGAAACCCAAGCTGGAGATATCTCAGCTTATATTCCCACAAACGTAATCTCAATTACGGATGGGCAATTATTTACGACTACTTCACTATTTAACTCAGGTCAAAGACCAGCAATCCACGTGGGATTATCAGTTTCTCGGGTTGGTTCAGCTGCACAATTAAAATCAATTAAACAAGTTTCTGGAAGTCTAAAACTAGAACTAGCCCAATACCGTGAACTAGATACGTTCTCACAATTTTCATCTGATCTAGATGCTGAAACTAAAATTGTTCTTGAACATGGTGCACGGGTGATGGAGATGTTTAAACAACCACAAGCAAAACCGATTGATCAAACTAGTGAAGCAGTTTTATTATTCGGTATTAAAAACCGGTTCATTAAATGAATTCCAACTGATCACATTATTAAATTTAAAGAGTTTATCTTAGATAAGATCAAACAAGATCAAGTGTATAAAAAGATCGAAGAAAAGAAAGCTTTTGATGATGAGATCGAAAAAGAACTTACGGCTTTCTTTAAAGATGTCGTAAAAAAATACACTTCAACACTAGTTGATTACAATGGTTCACTTTATGGTGATCTAAAAGAATTGGAGTAA
- a CDS encoding F0F1 ATP synthase subunit B, translating to MWSTRVKKLLLLSFNFLIISAIVSSCSIPEELQAKTIVNEFFPNFWVFVAHTIALSIIILLGIFLLWKPTKRFLAKRSELIQAEINNANEIKKQAQFLLDNAKKQKQNAELQAREIINLATNQAYRLKNDLETDAKRKANRIIENAHAEIIKQESILKRELEGRIVDVALEATSTLIQKNVAKEDHERLVNELLRNLD from the coding sequence ATGTGATCTACAAGAGTTAAAAAACTTTTATTATTAAGTTTTAACTTCTTAATAATATCAGCAATTGTTAGTTCTTGTTCTATCCCTGAAGAGTTACAAGCAAAAACAATTGTTAATGAATTTTTTCCTAACTTCTGGGTCTTTGTTGCCCATACTATTGCATTATCAATCATCATTCTTTTAGGGATCTTTTTATTGTGAAAACCAACCAAACGGTTTTTAGCTAAAAGAAGTGAATTAATTCAAGCTGAAATCAATAATGCTAATGAGATTAAAAAGCAAGCACAATTTTTATTAGATAATGCTAAAAAGCAAAAACAAAATGCTGAATTGCAAGCACGCGAGATTATCAATTTAGCTACAAACCAAGCTTATCGTTTAAAAAACGATCTTGAAACTGATGCCAAACGTAAAGCTAATCGAATTATCGAAAACGCTCACGCTGAGATCATCAAACAAGAATCGATCTTAAAACGGGAACTAGAAGGTCGGATCGTTGATGTTGCTCTTGAAGCAACTTCAACCTTGATCCAAAAAAATGTGGCTAAAGAAGATCATGAACGATTGGTTAATGAGCTATTAAGAAATTTAGACTAA
- a CDS encoding ATP synthase subunit C, with product MNIFLVIHELINQADQVNVTLTNHVGAYIGAGMAMTAAAGVGVGQGFASGLCATALARNPELLPKIQLFWIVGSAIAESSAIYGLIIAFILIFVAR from the coding sequence CGAACTAATTAACCAAGCAGACCAAGTCAATGTTACTCTAACTAACCATGTTGGTGCTTATATTGGTGCTGGGATGGCGATGACTGCTGCTGCTGGTGTGGGTGTTGGTCAAGGGTTTGCATCTGGTCTTTGTGCTACAGCTTTAGCACGTAATCCAGAATTACTTCCAAAAATTCAGTTATTCTGGATCGTTGGTTCAGCAATTGCAGAATCAAGTGCGATCTATGGATTAATTATTGCGTTTATTCTAATTTTCGTAGCACGATAG
- the atpH gene encoding ATP synthase F1 subunit delta: MDTNIMGFARALVDLAHEEDKVHLFYDNLKVVFDLVKENQDLMSLMNSQVLSKNQKHEIIDVVFKDHLTQTIVDFLKVVIDNREFFHIKSIIKKFFRMIEEEEHTIFINVVSAHELNDDQKAQLVEKLHKKFASQVKILYQTDPSLIAGIRIQSNDLLIDNSIDGKLKLLKHQLRTFSKEN; the protein is encoded by the coding sequence ATGGATACTAATATAATGGGGTTTGCTAGAGCATTAGTTGATCTAGCCCATGAAGAAGATAAGGTACATTTGTTTTATGACAATCTTAAAGTCGTTTTTGACTTGGTTAAAGAAAACCAAGACTTAATGTCATTAATGAATAGTCAAGTCTTATCTAAAAACCAAAAACATGAGATTATTGATGTGGTGTTTAAAGACCACTTAACCCAAACGATCGTTGATTTCTTAAAAGTAGTGATCGATAACCGCGAGTTTTTTCATATTAAATCGATCATTAAAAAGTTCTTTAGAATGATCGAAGAAGAAGAGCATACGATCTTTATTAATGTCGTCTCAGCACATGAACTAAACGACGATCAAAAAGCTCAGTTAGTTGAAAAACTCCATAAGAAGTTTGCTTCACAAGTCAAAATCTTATATCAAACTGATCCCAGTTTGATTGCTGGAATCAGGATCCAATCAAATGATCTCTTAATTGATAACTCAATTGATGGCAAACTCAAACTACTAAAACATCAACTTAGAACCTTCTCCAAGGAAAACTAG
- the atpG gene encoding ATP synthase F1 subunit gamma, which translates to MASMQDLKRRMESITVTHKITKAMKMLSTVKLNRFKATLGKTKEFYQEFYEVIGAVITNYNKTKPRTTTPTNQSTKRLWIVINTQLGLCGSYNTNVGKLLVSELAKDDEIILVGTKLNSFLRTRNHEDQIIHTYSINDKNIDFESSYMIGKHVLELHEKNQYDSIDCVYTNYINSLNFEAKKIQLIPADPSIFQADTLDRINDKFPKNISFEPGVDVIIPALEKQLLQVILYGCLIESKVCEYASRRNAMDTAAKNADDLYNKYKLLYNQLRQAKITQEINEIVAGAAK; encoded by the coding sequence ATGGCTTCGATGCAAGATTTAAAACGACGGATGGAATCAATCACGGTAACACATAAGATTACCAAAGCAATGAAGATGCTTTCAACCGTAAAACTAAATCGTTTTAAAGCAACTTTAGGTAAAACTAAAGAATTTTACCAAGAGTTTTATGAAGTAATTGGGGCAGTTATTACCAATTACAATAAAACCAAACCACGAACGACTACCCCTACAAACCAATCAACTAAACGGTTGTGAATCGTGATTAACACCCAATTAGGTTTATGTGGTTCATACAATACTAATGTTGGTAAATTATTAGTTAGTGAACTTGCAAAAGATGATGAGATCATCTTAGTTGGAACTAAACTAAATTCGTTTTTAAGAACCCGTAATCACGAAGATCAGATCATTCATACGTATTCAATTAATGATAAGAATATCGACTTTGAAAGTTCATATATGATTGGTAAACATGTTCTTGAACTACATGAAAAAAACCAGTATGATTCAATTGATTGTGTTTATACCAATTACATTAACAGCTTAAACTTTGAAGCAAAAAAGATCCAATTGATTCCTGCTGATCCTTCGATCTTTCAAGCTGATACTTTAGATCGAATCAATGACAAATTCCCTAAAAACATTAGTTTTGAACCAGGGGTGGATGTGATTATCCCAGCACTTGAAAAACAACTCTTACAAGTGATCTTATATGGTTGTTTAATTGAATCCAAAGTGTGTGAGTATGCTAGCAGGCGGAATGCAATGGACACAGCTGCTAAAAATGCGGATGATTTATATAACAAGTACAAGTTGTTATATAACCAATTACGTCAAGCCAAAATTACACAAGAAATTAATGAAATTGTTGCAGGAGCTGCAAAATAG